GGCTTCTACATTTGTTTATGACTGATAATCTTAAACAGATCGTCTCAGCTGCTACACCTGTTTCCCTACGCATATAACAGCGTTAGCAATACTATATAATGCAGTGTCCGAGAACTAAGTACTCTCCACATACAAGTTTGAGACAGCTGATAGTATCACAAAAAAACATAAATACCAGGGTGCTTTTTTTGGAGAAGCAGTTGACTTTGAATTTTTATAACCACAAGAGTACTCTGTAGTTGTTTATCTGCATACATGCACGTATTGTTCCTCTTTTGTTGGTCTGCTTCTTAAGACCCACTGAAAAATTGTGTTTAAACAAAGATAGAAGAATGGAGACAAAGACTGATCAAATTCAAAACTGAATGTAGGTAATTTTACCTAAGCAAGATAAAATTTGCTAGACTTCGTCTACTGGAGAAATTGAAGTAGCAAATAAAAATTTGCTATCTTGCTACACTGTGCtaatatgagattttttttttttttaagtcagataGTGACTGTAATCACTTAACTAGCACTTTCTATCTTCAGGCCCTAAAATTAGGTGAGTTTGTTGATTCCCACTATATGGAAAGAGAACCTGAGTTAGAAAAGTTAAGACAAATTCATCTTTCTTAACTTCAGCTATCTGAAGTTGGATGTCCGACCTTCAAGAATTATCTGAGAGAGAATAAGTGTGCTTTCCCATCTTATGTGtaatgcaagcagaaaaaaatgttttctggtaGTAAGTCTCTCCCTTGAATGCAGAGTAAGCCTAGAAAGACATCCAGTGATTGTGTTTGGGTGAGATCAATCCAGGCTCGAGATCATGCAGAAACTAGCAAGAGTCTGGTTTCATTTCTCGGGACAGAGACTTTTATTAAGTTAAGTTTTCCTTTATGGGGCAAATGAAGGTGAGGATGGTGTGTCTCGGATACGCATCTTCCCATAGCCAGGAACACTAGACCTGCAATGCAGAGGCACCCAAGCTCCTTGCAGATCTGATAACGAGTGTTTCTGACTTTCATTCTTGTGTTTTCCATTTCCACTGGTGTTAGGACCATGCTACATAAACACAACTGAGCAGCTACTGGACCAGCAGTGGTCTTGTGCATTTAAACAAGTTTTGCAGAGAGCTTACTCCAGTTAATAAAGATGAAGGTGTGTAAAGCTATTGCCAGTTTTAGAACAGCCACTGCTTAAATTTCAGGGACTGACTGACCACTTTCTTTTGTGCATGCAGGTTATGACTTTAATCCAGAAACTTCCCGTACCAGTGATTGCCAAAGTAAATGGCTTGGCTACAGCAGCAGGCTGTCAGCTTGTGGCAAGCTGTGACATTGCAGTGGCAAGCGAGAAATCTCAATTTGCTACTCCTGGAGTAAACATCGGACTGTTTTGCTCCACACCAGCTGTGGCCTTGGGCAGATCTCTTCCAAGAAAGGTAGGCTTCCTTCCCAAAAACTCTTTGTAATTTTGCAAGAAGTAGGTTCCCATGTTAGGAGTTTTAGTTCCATTACCTaaactttattttcctgcattCAAAGTATTTCATTGCAAAAGACATCTTCATAACTCTTTGgactgggaaaaataataaagggCTGAACTCTGTTCAGGGAAAGCAGCTTCCTACTGATGCGATTCCAACCAGCATGGACTCATACCAGCAGCACACCAGCTCAGCGATCCCCTTCCTTTCCAACGAACAGATCTGTGCTTTAGACAATGGTGTTCTCCCCTGATGAGGAAACCCCTGCAAGTTCAGGATATCAGTCCCACCAAGGTATCAATTCTTGCCAGGCAGTGACATTTCACTGCCAGCATGATCTGCCTGTGTGTAGATCAAGATGCTTTAAACAGCATCTAAAACCCTCCTATACTTTCTTCCTGCTTTATTTCCTACTGATTGTGGCTATACATCCCTCACTGCATAAACAATAGAAAATCTGCAAAGCTTCCGTAAgtgagaaaagaaattttaagttcTGGTCTAGTTAGATTCATGTGGACAGACTCTCCAAGCCCAGCAGGGCTCTGCTGACATGCAAGGACTTAACTGCAGAAGTCCAGCTGCTGGATAAAAGCTTCAACTTTAAATTTCCCATCTGTAAGGCCATCCTGTTCAAATAGTCTGTctgtggtggtttttctttttcaagtgtgCTATAGTGTACAGTTCTAACTGTTTCTGAATTAGTCTTTCTGGGTTTTAtgtttacctttttaaaatgtgtggGATATACTTTTCTCTGTGCCACTCTTCAAAGAAGCAAGAACATTCCCTACAGTTCTCAGGATTACTGATTTTACCTTTTATCAAATTAAAAGTTGCCATTGTTTGTATCTATCAGAGCAAAGATACTAACGAGGATAATCAGCTCTTATGATTCAGGGCATCAGTCAATTGCACCCGGAGTCACTGAAAAAATTCTTACTGAAATATAACATTGAATAGTCACTGAgtatttgggggattttttaatttgaaacctCAAGTACAAgatactgaaagcagcaggagacTGAAATAGATGTGGCTATAAGAAGGATATATATAAAAACACCCCAACCAACCTTAAACTAAGGCAGATATTTTCAAAAACTACACATTGACATAGTGAGTATTTATCATTATATGCCCAGCTTAAAATGCCAAGTTCAGTCATTTGACATTGTGGACCATCCACATCTCTCTCAATTCCTACTGCAATTGCTAGAGATTCTGGGCAGTTGAAAAGAAACCCAGAGGCGTCAGCCTAGGACagctgcagtcagtgggaaggtCCGAAAAAAGGACAGCTTTAAACCCAGTCCTTCTATTTGCTGAAACCTCTTAACTTCCTTGGCAGTTTAAGAGGCCAAAAGATTTAAATCTGATGTTTTTCAAAAAAGTAACTTGTACTTGAAGAAGCTGAAATtccccaaacaaaccaaaggaaTAAGGTAGTTGAAATGACTtcatacaatattttttcttgttcaggTGGCATTAGAGATGCTTTTCACAGGTGAACCTCTTTCTGCCCAAGAAGCATTAATGCATGGGCTTATCAGCAAGGTGGTACCAGAAGACAAGCTGGAAGAAGAGACCATGAAAATCTCTCACAAGATATGCGAAAGCAGCAAATCCGTCCTGGCACTGGGGAAAGCCACCTTTTACAGACAGATGTCACAGGACCTTGATACTGCTTACAAAACGACTACTCAGGTCATGGCAGACAATTTGAATTTGAGAGATGGGCAGGAGGGTATTGAAGCCTTTATTCAGAAACGTAAGCCTGTCTGGTCACACTCTCAGGATAAGAAGAAATGAATCCTGTTTCTAAACTAACCTTAGCTGTGCTTTATGATTCTTCACGTAGTTGCCTTTGGGAACtatatttttgttcttactgAAAGTTAAATTTCTCTTCCTACATATGCCAAAGCCACAATAAATTTATTATAAGTGTATaataaatgttaagaaaaatcaaaccaaatgggtttttttcagcaattaATTTAATCTATGGTTTTAGAAGGAACTCTGTGCTGCAAAAAATCAGTTTAATGTGTCCCAGGTTACTTAGGAAATCACAGGGAATGGCAGAGAGCTCAGATCACCCTGTTCAGTATGTGTCCCCCTAGTTCTGGATAAGAATTTCCATTTGTTGCTATTTATAGCAAATTAAAGGGCTGGGACACATTCCAGAGATGATGATAGTACATATCATAATGGATTCCAATACTGTTCATATGTTACAGGCAAAAGCCTGTAACAGCAGTCCATTGCTCCTTATGAATATAACTGCTTGTAAACTTCATGTATTATTGGTTTGTTTCCTTCAGCAAATCCTGTTTTTCCACCATCAGTTCAAGCACTTGTCCCAGCTCTAGAGAATTTTGCTGTTGACTCCAGAGAGGCTGAGCATGGCTTGGGGATGTTAAGTTTCAAAAGGGCACACTGTGAAAGCCACCGCCTGTGGGCTTCAGCAGAGATTCTCACCTGGCACTGTTCTAAGccagctgtaattttcaggctgTATGTCTTCAGTTTATCACAGAATTTTAGATGTGTTAGTTGGAAACTCCCCCCTTGTGCTCAAAGCTGGGCTTTTACCGACACTGGAACAGGTCAGTCATGGATGTAAGGTCTTGCCAGCCTCCATCAACAAGGAttcagctgctcctctgggtaATCTGTCACAGTGCTGTGCAACCCtctggtgaaaaaaacccaactcttaaTGTCCAGTCTGAGCCTCGAAGCAGCAGGTTTTTGGCCATTGTCCCTTGTTAAATTATCTGATATTATTGAGAAAACTTCAGCTCCGTTGTCATTCCAACTCTCTTCAAACAGTCACAGGCTGCAGTTAGACCACACTTAGACTCCTCTGTGCCAGACTGAACAAGTCCAGCTTCCACCACTCTCCTTGTAGCTCATTTTCTGTAGGTAACCAGCTTGGTAGCCAT
Above is a window of Larus michahellis chromosome 1, bLarMic1.1, whole genome shotgun sequence DNA encoding:
- the ECHDC3 gene encoding enoyl-CoA hydratase domain-containing protein 3, mitochondrial; translation: MAASGLWRLRRPLAAAFSSAATAAGGRPSPPEKLTVRRQAEGVRNIVLNNPQKRNALSLAMLQSLREDLLHDVKSKELRVIIISAEGPVFCSGHDLKELSSEDDVKYHSQVFEICAEVMTLIQKLPVPVIAKVNGLATAAGCQLVASCDIAVASEKSQFATPGVNIGLFCSTPAVALGRSLPRKVALEMLFTGEPLSAQEALMHGLISKVVPEDKLEEETMKISHKICESSKSVLALGKATFYRQMSQDLDTAYKTTTQVMADNLNLRDGQEGIEAFIQKRKPVWSHSQDKKK